In Topomyia yanbarensis strain Yona2022 chromosome 2, ASM3024719v1, whole genome shotgun sequence, one DNA window encodes the following:
- the LOC131683197 gene encoding ejaculatory bulb-specific protein 3-like: MKFIVIALALLVLVAAEDDKYTTKYDSVDTDEILKSDRLFANYFKCLMDEGACTPDVNELKKALPDALENDCAKCSPKQKETSTKVIKNLTENRPEQWKLLKAKYDPNNKYVEKYASDADKDGIKL; the protein is encoded by the coding sequence ATGAAATTCATCGTTATTGCTCTGGCCTTGCTGGTCCTGGTTGCTGCCGAGGATGACAAGTACACCACCAAGTACGACAGCGTCGACACGGATGAGATCCTGAAGTCGGACCGTCTATTCGCTAACTACTTCAAGTGTTTGATGGATGAAGGTGCTTGTACCCCGGATGTCAACGAGCTGAAGAAAGCTTTGCCCGATGCTCTGGAGAATGACTGCGCCAAGTGTAGCCCTAAGCAGAAGGAAACCAGCACCAAGGTTATCAAGAATCTGACCGAAAACCGTCCCGAACAGTGGAAGCTCCTGAAGGCCAAGTACGATCCGAACAACAAGTACGTCGAGAAGTACGCGTCCGATGCCGACAAGGATGGAATCAAGCTGTAA
- the LOC131683195 gene encoding ejaculatory bulb-specific protein 3-like: protein MKLIVIALALLVLVAAEDDKYTTKYDSVDTDEILKSDRLFANYFKCLMDEGACTPDVNELKKALPDALENDCAKCSPKQKETSTKVIKNLTENRPEQWKLLKAKYDPNNKYVEKYASDADKDGIKL, encoded by the coding sequence ATGAAGCTCATCGTTATTGCTCTGGCCTTGCTTGTCCTGGTTGCTGCCGAGGATGACAAGTACACCACCAAGTACGACAGCGTCGACACGGATGAGATCCTGAAGTCGGACCGTCTATTCGCTAACTACTTCAAGTGTTTGATGGACGAAGGTGCTTGTACCCCGGATGTCAACGAGCTGAAGAAAGCTCTGCCTGATGCTCTGGAGAATGACTGCGCCAAATGTAGCCCCAAGCAGAAGGAAACCAGCACCAAGGTTATCAAGAATCTGACCGAAAACCGTCCCGAACAGTGGAAGCTCCTGAAGGCCAAGTACGACCCCAACAACAAGTACGTCGAGAAGTACGCATCCGATGCCGACAAGGATGGAATCAAGCTGTAA